In Gulosibacter molinativorax, a single window of DNA contains:
- a CDS encoding DEAD/DEAH box helicase — protein MAAFLPDLIPTLVDPSAPYDPDHVYEAILDWTGSRGIELYDAQDEAIIHLVSGANVVLATPTGTGKSLVAIAAHAVELARGGRTYYTAPIKALVSEKFFSLVEIFGAERVGMVTGDSSVNPDAPIICCTAEILANKALREGVDADVDQVVMDEFHYYGDPQRGSAWQIPLLLLNKAQFLLMSATLGDTKALRDDLTRRTNRPTELVEGATRPVPLSFYYVLTPVHDTVEKLLEDDEAPIYIVHFSQAAAVERAQAISSIKVASREHRDKIVEAIGDFRFTTTFGKTLGRYLRQGIGVHHAGMLPRYRRLVEQLAQRGLLKVICGTDTLGVGINVPIRSVLITALSKYDGQRMRHLTAREFHQIAGRAGRAGYDDHGTVVVEAPEHIVEYEHAMNKAAGDPKKQRKITKKQPPKGYVNWTEATFDRIVAAEPEPLTSHMEMTSATLINIIARGGDVIQNVRDLCFDNHEPRPRKFALARRALEIGRTLLDAGIVEDVDGQIQLTINLQANFALNQPLSPFAIAMMDVLDPESDLYPMDVVSVVEATLEDPRPVLRAQEHKARGEAIAEMKADGVEYEERMARVEEISWPKPLEELLEQSFDMFAESQPWVRDFELSPKKVVRDMFERGLSFAEYISFYDLARSEGVVLRYLSDAYRALRQTVPSDARTDEFMDVLEWLGELVRQIDSSLVDEWADLVAPVDAEGQPVLPPAPKSVVQNPRAFTVLVRNALWRRVSLAALERDEELVEIDPGIDWPSILDEYYEEYDHIQVDGAARSPQYCRIDKAREASGFWDAEQTILDPEGDNAWRIHAEVDLNDSAEDGQAVLRVTEVVRL, from the coding sequence ATGGCTGCCTTTCTTCCCGACCTCATCCCAACGCTCGTCGACCCTTCGGCGCCCTACGACCCCGATCACGTCTACGAGGCGATCCTCGACTGGACCGGGTCGCGCGGAATCGAGCTGTACGACGCGCAGGACGAGGCGATCATCCACCTCGTGTCGGGTGCGAACGTCGTGCTCGCGACGCCGACGGGAACCGGCAAGTCGCTTGTCGCGATCGCAGCGCATGCGGTTGAGCTCGCGCGTGGCGGCCGCACCTACTACACGGCGCCGATCAAGGCCCTGGTCAGCGAAAAGTTCTTCTCGCTCGTCGAGATCTTCGGCGCGGAGCGGGTCGGGATGGTCACGGGCGACAGCTCGGTCAACCCGGATGCGCCGATCATCTGTTGCACCGCCGAGATTCTCGCGAACAAGGCGCTTCGCGAGGGCGTGGATGCGGATGTCGACCAGGTGGTCATGGACGAGTTCCACTACTACGGTGATCCGCAGCGCGGCTCGGCATGGCAGATTCCGCTGTTGCTCCTCAACAAGGCGCAGTTCCTGCTGATGTCGGCGACGCTCGGCGACACGAAGGCGCTGCGGGATGATCTCACCAGGCGCACGAACCGGCCGACCGAGCTCGTCGAGGGCGCGACCAGGCCCGTGCCGCTGAGCTTCTACTACGTCCTCACGCCCGTGCACGACACCGTCGAGAAACTGCTCGAGGACGACGAGGCGCCGATCTACATCGTGCACTTCTCGCAGGCAGCCGCGGTCGAGCGCGCGCAGGCGATCTCGAGCATCAAGGTCGCGAGCCGCGAGCATCGCGACAAGATTGTAGAGGCGATCGGGGATTTCCGCTTCACAACCACGTTCGGCAAGACGCTCGGTCGCTACTTGCGCCAGGGCATCGGTGTGCACCACGCGGGCATGCTGCCGCGCTACCGACGCCTCGTCGAGCAGCTCGCGCAGCGCGGCCTCCTCAAGGTGATCTGCGGCACCGACACGCTCGGTGTCGGCATCAACGTGCCGATCCGCTCGGTGCTCATCACTGCGCTCAGCAAGTACGACGGGCAGCGGATGCGCCACCTCACCGCGCGCGAATTCCACCAGATCGCGGGTCGCGCGGGTCGTGCCGGGTACGACGACCACGGCACGGTCGTCGTCGAGGCGCCCGAGCACATCGTCGAGTACGAGCACGCGATGAACAAGGCTGCGGGCGACCCGAAGAAGCAGCGCAAGATCACGAAAAAGCAGCCGCCGAAGGGCTACGTCAACTGGACGGAGGCGACGTTCGATCGCATCGTCGCCGCCGAGCCCGAGCCGCTTACGAGCCACATGGAAATGACCTCCGCGACGCTGATCAACATCATCGCGCGCGGGGGCGACGTCATCCAGAACGTGCGCGACCTCTGCTTCGACAATCACGAGCCGCGCCCGCGCAAGTTCGCGCTCGCGCGGCGCGCCCTTGAGATCGGTCGCACGCTGCTGGATGCGGGCATCGTCGAAGACGTCGACGGCCAGATTCAGCTCACGATCAACCTGCAGGCGAACTTCGCGCTCAACCAACCGCTGTCGCCGTTCGCGATCGCGATGATGGATGTGCTCGACCCCGAGTCGGACCTCTACCCGATGGACGTCGTGAGCGTCGTCGAAGCGACGCTCGAGGACCCGCGCCCGGTGCTCCGCGCGCAGGAGCACAAGGCACGCGGCGAGGCGATCGCCGAGATGAAGGCCGACGGCGTCGAGTACGAGGAGCGGATGGCGCGGGTCGAGGAAATCTCCTGGCCTAAGCCGCTCGAGGAGCTGCTCGAGCAGAGCTTCGACATGTTCGCCGAGTCGCAGCCTTGGGTGCGCGACTTCGAGCTCTCGCCGAAGAAGGTCGTGCGCGACATGTTCGAGCGGGGTCTCAGCTTCGCCGAATACATCTCGTTCTATGACCTCGCGCGCTCCGAGGGCGTCGTGCTGCGCTACCTCTCGGATGCCTACCGGGCTCTGCGCCAGACCGTGCCGTCCGATGCCCGTACCGACGAGTTCATGGATGTGCTGGAATGGCTCGGCGAGCTGGTCCGGCAGATCGACTCGAGCCTCGTCGACGAGTGGGCCGACCTCGTCGCCCCGGTGGATGCGGAGGGTCAGCCGGTCCTCCCGCCCGCACCCAAGAGCGTGGTGCAGAACCCGCGGGCGTTCACCGTCCTGGTGCGGAACGCCCTGTGGCGACGCGTGAGCCTCGCCGCGCTCGAACGCGACGAGGAACTTGTCGAGATCGATCCCGGGATCGACTGGCCGAGCATCCTCGACGAGTACTACGAGGAGTACGACCACATCCAGGTCGACGGCGCCGCGCGCTCGCCGCAGTATTGCCGAATCGACAAGGCTCGTGAGGCGTCGGGATTCTGGGATGCCGAGCAGACCATCCTGGACCCGGAAGGCGACAACGCCTGGCGCATCCACGCCGAAGTCGATCTCAACGACTCGGCGGAGGATGGCCAGGCGGTGCTGCGGGTGACCGAGGTCGTGCGGCTTTAG
- the ribD gene encoding bifunctional diaminohydroxyphosphoribosylaminopyrimidine deaminase/5-amino-6-(5-phosphoribosylamino)uracil reductase RibD, producing MIFNSATIERTDTVTGVDAAMRRAIDLAYRGPEAGPNPRVGCVILAPAAGSAASDSFARDSFARDSFARDTPAHATAPNAERRILGEGYHRGAGTAHAEVDALRDARERGADLAGATAIVTLEPCSHTGRTGPCTEALAAAGIREVIYAVDDPNPEAAGGATYLSEQGIRVQSGVGRDEAFELVRIWATSVQLGRPYVTLKLATTLDGKIAAEDGTSQWITSAASRSHAHETRSRVGAILVGTGTVLADDPSLTARDALGDSRPQQPLRVALGERPVPPGARMRGSAAEFLHLPTRDPREALRALGEREIRHVLVEGGASVAAAFLQAGLVDELNTYLAPVILGSGKSAVGPLGIETLADASRWHTTEVSRLGQDTFIRAVKLPAVSDDRDPGIRAECPEPDLLSRSDVATERDIALSNPGA from the coding sequence ATGATTTTCAACTCGGCCACGATCGAGCGCACCGACACCGTCACGGGCGTGGATGCCGCAATGCGTCGCGCGATCGACCTCGCCTATCGCGGACCGGAGGCCGGCCCAAACCCGCGCGTGGGATGCGTGATCCTCGCGCCCGCGGCTGGCTCGGCGGCGAGCGACTCGTTCGCGCGCGACTCGTTTGCGCGCGACTCGTTTGCGCGCGATACACCCGCGCACGCCACTGCGCCGAACGCCGAGCGACGTATCCTCGGCGAGGGCTACCACCGGGGCGCCGGCACGGCGCACGCCGAGGTGGATGCGCTCCGCGATGCCCGCGAGCGCGGCGCCGATCTCGCGGGAGCAACCGCGATCGTCACCCTCGAGCCGTGCTCCCACACCGGCCGCACGGGGCCCTGCACCGAGGCACTCGCCGCCGCGGGCATCCGCGAGGTCATCTACGCCGTCGACGACCCGAATCCCGAGGCGGCCGGCGGCGCGACCTACTTGAGCGAGCAGGGCATCCGGGTTCAAAGCGGCGTCGGCCGCGACGAGGCCTTCGAGCTCGTGCGAATCTGGGCAACCTCGGTGCAGCTCGGCCGGCCCTACGTCACGCTCAAGCTCGCGACCACGCTCGACGGCAAGATCGCTGCCGAGGATGGCACGAGCCAGTGGATCACCTCCGCGGCGTCACGGTCTCACGCCCACGAGACGCGCTCGCGAGTCGGCGCCATACTCGTCGGCACCGGCACGGTCCTCGCCGACGACCCGTCACTCACCGCACGCGACGCCCTCGGCGACTCGCGCCCCCAGCAGCCGCTGCGCGTCGCCCTCGGAGAGCGTCCGGTTCCTCCCGGGGCCAGGATGCGCGGCTCGGCAGCAGAGTTTCTTCACCTCCCGACGCGGGATCCTCGCGAGGCGCTGCGCGCACTCGGCGAGCGCGAGATTCGCCATGTGCTCGTCGAAGGCGGCGCGAGCGTCGCCGCGGCGTTCCTACAGGCCGGACTGGTCGACGAGCTCAACACCTACCTCGCCCCGGTCATCCTCGGATCGGGCAAGAGCGCGGTCGGTCCGCTCGGCATCGAGACTCTCGCCGACGCCAGCCGCTGGCACACCACCGAGGTGAGCCGTCTCGGGCAGGACACCTTCATCCGGGCGGTCAAACTGCCAGCGGTCTCCGATGACCGCGACCCCGGCATCCGCGCCGAGTGCCCCGAACCCGACCTACTTTCCCGCAGCGACGTCGCCACCGAACGCGACATCGCCCTCAGCAACCCAGGAGCCTAA
- a CDS encoding riboflavin synthase → MFTGLIEEVGTVVGLEQSPTRPDAVITVQAATVTEDARPGDSIAVSGVCLTVVELLPDGAFTADVMPETIDRSTLSGFQPGTRVNLERAMRADARLGGHIVQGHVDAVATLERRTPGERWDDLRFRLDGGLTRYIAEKGSITIDGTSLTVTEVDDAGFGVSIIPTTSAATTIGALAVGDRVNIEVDVLAKYVERALTARFGQPDDYQPAHLKSADSTASDTTSSRTNEGAIR, encoded by the coding sequence ATGTTTACCGGACTCATCGAAGAGGTCGGCACCGTCGTCGGCCTCGAGCAATCACCGACCCGGCCCGACGCGGTCATCACCGTCCAGGCCGCGACCGTCACCGAGGATGCGCGCCCCGGCGACTCGATTGCCGTCTCGGGCGTGTGCCTCACCGTCGTCGAGCTGCTGCCCGACGGCGCGTTCACCGCGGATGTCATGCCCGAGACCATCGACCGCAGCACGCTGTCGGGATTCCAGCCCGGCACCCGCGTGAACCTCGAGCGGGCCATGCGAGCGGATGCGCGCCTCGGCGGCCACATCGTGCAGGGTCACGTGGATGCGGTCGCCACTCTCGAGCGCCGCACCCCAGGCGAGCGCTGGGATGACCTGCGCTTTCGTCTCGACGGCGGCCTCACGCGCTACATCGCCGAGAAGGGTTCGATCACGATCGACGGCACCTCGCTCACCGTCACGGAAGTCGACGATGCGGGCTTCGGCGTCTCGATCATCCCGACGACCTCCGCTGCAACCACGATCGGGGCACTCGCCGTCGGTGATCGCGTCAACATCGAGGTCGACGTGCTCGCGAAATACGTCGAGCGCGCGCTGACGGCGCGGTTCGGGCAGCCCGATGACTACCAGCCGGCCCACCTCAAGAGCGCCGATTCCACTGCATCCGACACGACTTCATCCCGCACCAACGAGGGAGCAATCCGATGA
- the ribB gene encoding 3,4-dihydroxy-2-butanone-4-phosphate synthase, with protein MTTNELLTRAFAELRAGRPVLVADSASRENEVDAILAADRAEPRWIGWVVRHSSGFLCAPMPADRADRLELPLMVERNEDSLRTAYTVSVDAAAGVTTGISAADRALTLRTLGDDSAVAGDLIRPGHVIPLRAVAGGVLVRPGHTEAATDLVRLAGAGEVGAIAELVHDEGDVMRLPEAEVLAAETGLVLLHISDLIEWRREHDPLAAHPTDRAEAERLLALAGR; from the coding sequence ATGACCACCAACGAACTTCTCACCCGCGCCTTCGCCGAGCTACGCGCCGGCCGGCCCGTGCTCGTCGCCGACAGCGCGAGCCGCGAAAACGAGGTGGATGCGATCCTCGCGGCCGACCGCGCCGAACCCCGCTGGATCGGCTGGGTCGTGCGTCACTCCTCCGGGTTCCTGTGTGCGCCGATGCCCGCCGATCGTGCCGACCGCCTCGAGCTGCCACTCATGGTGGAGCGCAACGAGGACAGTCTGCGCACCGCGTACACCGTTTCGGTGGATGCTGCGGCTGGCGTCACCACGGGAATCTCGGCCGCTGATCGCGCGCTGACCCTACGCACCCTCGGCGACGACTCCGCGGTTGCCGGCGACCTCATCCGCCCCGGACACGTGATCCCGCTTCGAGCCGTGGCTGGCGGCGTGCTCGTGCGCCCCGGCCACACCGAGGCTGCGACCGACCTCGTTCGGCTCGCCGGCGCGGGCGAGGTCGGCGCGATCGCCGAGCTCGTGCACGACGAAGGCGACGTGATGCGCCTGCCCGAGGCCGAGGTGCTTGCCGCCGAGACCGGACTCGTGCTGCTCCACATCAGCGACCTCATCGAGTGGCGACGCGAACACGACCCGCTTGCCGCGCATCCGACCGACCGGGCCGAGGCCGAGCGACTGCTCGCGCTCGCAGGCCGCTAA
- the ribH gene encoding 6,7-dimethyl-8-ribityllumazine synthase: MSKEGSPTIEIDGAGLRVVIVTASWHEKITTALLEGTQRALAEANVTDVEVVRVPGSFELSVAAARIARSEHAPDAIVALGVVIRGGTPHFDFVCTAATDGLNRVALETGIPVGFGLLTCDDEQQALERSGMPGSSEDKGAEAAQAAIATVRALADW, encoded by the coding sequence ATGAGTAAAGAAGGTTCCCCCACCATTGAGATCGACGGCGCGGGCCTGCGGGTCGTTATCGTCACCGCGTCGTGGCACGAGAAGATCACCACCGCGCTGCTCGAGGGCACGCAACGTGCGCTGGCCGAGGCGAATGTCACCGACGTCGAGGTCGTGCGAGTACCCGGCTCGTTCGAGCTGTCCGTTGCGGCGGCGCGGATCGCGCGCTCGGAGCACGCTCCGGATGCGATCGTCGCGCTCGGCGTCGTGATTCGCGGTGGCACACCGCACTTCGACTTCGTGTGCACCGCCGCGACCGACGGGCTGAACCGCGTCGCGCTCGAGACGGGCATCCCGGTCGGCTTCGGGCTACTCACTTGCGATGACGAGCAGCAGGCACTCGAACGCTCGGGGATGCCCGGTTCGAGCGAGGACAAAGGTGCCGAGGCCGCGCAGGCCGCGATCGCGACGGTGCGCGCCCTCGCCGATTGGTAG
- a CDS encoding GyrI-like domain-containing protein — protein sequence MSLSAIEFIDFPGSPTAVVRSEAQPTNSMAPLMDSSFTALGSAIQSGVFTPTGPAFSRYDTEFGATVDVEVGFAVAESLAAEHVVGDVTIIPSELPAGKLAITKYQGRYDGLGDAWGEFLEAVKAEGYELLMPYWEAYDTEPTPEMDPADLITGLAVLVRKA from the coding sequence ATGTCACTGTCCGCGATTGAATTCATCGACTTCCCGGGGAGCCCGACCGCGGTCGTCCGCAGCGAAGCGCAGCCGACGAACAGCATGGCGCCACTCATGGATTCGTCCTTCACGGCACTGGGCAGCGCCATCCAGTCCGGCGTATTCACGCCGACCGGGCCCGCGTTCTCGCGATACGACACCGAGTTCGGCGCGACGGTCGACGTCGAGGTGGGCTTCGCGGTCGCCGAGTCGCTCGCAGCGGAGCACGTCGTCGGTGACGTGACGATCATCCCGTCAGAGCTCCCAGCAGGAAAACTCGCGATCACCAAGTACCAGGGCCGCTACGACGGACTCGGGGATGCGTGGGGTGAATTCCTCGAGGCAGTGAAGGCCGAGGGCTACGAGCTGCTCATGCCGTACTGGGAGGCCTACGACACCGAGCCGACCCCCGAAATGGACCCGGCGGATCTCATCACGGGCCTCGCGGTGCTCGTCCGCAAGGCATAG
- a CDS encoding GyrI-like domain-containing protein, giving the protein MAEQLATAPEFVRLKTQHTAVVRGEGVPVEDMIRFLDSAFTVLRAAVDAAAIAPDGPAYSRYDTELEGDVTIEAGIPLLAALEENLEFNGVTIEAGELPGGEVARAIHVGPYSELADVWQEFLGDLERSGRTPRKPYWESYLVTPGPGTDPERLRTEMSAPV; this is encoded by the coding sequence ATGGCAGAGCAATTGGCAACCGCACCTGAGTTTGTGCGGCTCAAGACCCAGCACACCGCGGTGGTTCGCGGTGAGGGCGTTCCGGTGGAAGACATGATTCGGTTCCTTGATTCGGCGTTCACGGTGCTTCGCGCGGCGGTGGATGCGGCGGCGATAGCCCCGGACGGACCGGCATACAGCCGCTACGACACCGAGCTCGAGGGCGACGTGACGATCGAGGCGGGGATTCCGCTTCTGGCCGCGCTCGAAGAGAACCTCGAGTTCAACGGCGTCACGATCGAGGCGGGCGAGCTGCCGGGTGGCGAGGTTGCGCGTGCGATTCACGTCGGCCCGTACTCCGAGCTGGCGGATGTGTGGCAGGAGTTCCTGGGCGACCTCGAGCGATCCGGCCGGACGCCACGCAAGCCATACTGGGAGAGCTACCTCGTCACCCCGGGCCCCGGCACCGACCCCGAGCGCCTGCGCACCGAGATGTCAGCTCCCGTTTAA
- the smc gene encoding chromosome segregation protein SMC, producing MHLKSLTLKGFKSFAKPTTLEFEPGVTCVVGPNGSGKSNVVDALAWVMGEQGAKTLRGGKMEDVIFAGTATRGPLGRAEVALTIDNADGALPIDYTEVTIKRTLFRAGGSEYAINGEQVRLLDVQELLSDSGLGREMHVIVGQGRLDTVLRATPEERRGFIEEAAGILKHRRRKEKTVRKLEGMEQNLQRLRDLVAEVRRQLKPLGRQAEVARKAQGIAAIVRDAKARLYADEAVSLRDHLRRASATEQERSTERLVLQEKLDQSLLRIEQLQQAQRGDAVDQARRVAFDLESARERLRNFQMLAGQRESMLRARLEEPALSVTVSDADIAAVREEVSDLEQRGATAESAWTAAQAATASARQELDALDREISAQSALLSQHDLRTTELKGKADAAAQRLAAVRGEVLRSENTLRSAADRLKTAEQELVEVESEAEAGEVDSSGLDDRYAQAQDLVTSEQAAMDELRDEIHDLERERDSLDARRKALSLASEVRDGAQALLASAPDGVIGRVSDKLRVERGFETAISAALGATADAVLTSSDEVAFGLMASAKVDGRVELVAEFAGAEADSVFADAVARAGAAAGISVKLAADLVRGVPAIVTALSRTAIVDELPDRDAARTLLRELPHGAVVASRDGAVLTASTLTATSGADRDAGGASRIELLAERDLAASEVARVTEQLDARSIARGECRASLKAAKAAAEAALADLRGFDAELAARREALNRARSRVESAKAELGRAEKSRELASQTIGETEERAAKAKSELEIHESQPRPFFDGSKRGDFAAAVESRREAEVEARLAVETLRERLRSEQLRIGELERKREAEREAADKAARETVLRRAEHERVLGVIARIPQLLESIDRSLTEARAELAKAEQQRAAQDKELLDLREQEAQLRKRLNVITEDVHALELQMYERKMQLTNLLERAASELSLVEAVLLDEFGPDEDFDRAEQQRRLKEAEKQMSQLGRINPLALEEFSALEQRHAYLNEQLSDLETTRADLMKIVSDIDERMRTVFAEAFEDTREAFHEVFPVLFPGGSGDISLTDPMNMLATGIEVAVKPAGKKIDKLSLLSGGERSLAAVALLVAIFKARPSPFYIMDEVEAALDDANLGRLLEVFESLRESSQLIVITHQKRTMEIADALYGVSMHRDGVSTVVGQRVRE from the coding sequence ATGCACCTGAAGAGCCTGACGCTCAAGGGGTTTAAGTCGTTCGCGAAACCGACGACGCTTGAGTTTGAACCGGGCGTCACGTGCGTGGTCGGGCCGAACGGTTCCGGCAAATCGAATGTCGTGGATGCGCTGGCCTGGGTCATGGGGGAGCAGGGCGCGAAGACGCTGCGCGGCGGGAAGATGGAGGACGTCATCTTCGCTGGCACCGCGACGCGCGGGCCGCTGGGCCGCGCGGAGGTCGCGCTCACGATCGACAACGCCGACGGCGCGCTGCCGATCGACTACACCGAGGTGACGATCAAGCGCACGCTGTTCCGCGCGGGCGGCAGCGAGTACGCCATCAACGGCGAGCAGGTGCGGCTGCTGGATGTGCAGGAGCTGCTGAGCGACTCCGGCCTCGGCCGCGAGATGCACGTGATCGTCGGCCAGGGGCGCCTCGACACCGTGCTGCGCGCGACGCCGGAGGAGCGCCGCGGGTTTATCGAGGAGGCCGCGGGCATCCTGAAGCACCGCCGCCGCAAGGAAAAGACGGTGCGCAAGCTCGAGGGCATGGAGCAGAACCTCCAGCGCCTGCGCGACCTCGTCGCCGAGGTGCGGCGACAGCTGAAGCCGCTCGGACGCCAGGCCGAGGTCGCCCGCAAGGCACAGGGCATCGCTGCGATCGTGCGGGATGCGAAGGCGCGACTCTATGCCGACGAGGCCGTGAGCCTGCGCGATCACCTGCGCCGCGCATCCGCGACCGAACAGGAGCGCTCGACCGAGCGACTTGTGCTGCAGGAGAAGCTCGACCAGTCGCTGCTGCGAATCGAGCAGCTGCAGCAGGCGCAGCGAGGGGATGCGGTGGATCAGGCGCGGCGGGTGGCGTTCGATCTCGAGAGCGCGCGTGAGCGCCTGCGGAACTTCCAGATGCTCGCAGGGCAGCGCGAGTCGATGCTCCGCGCGCGGCTCGAGGAACCGGCGCTGTCGGTAACGGTCTCGGATGCGGACATCGCCGCGGTGCGCGAAGAGGTCAGCGATCTCGAGCAGCGCGGCGCGACCGCGGAGTCGGCGTGGACGGCAGCGCAGGCGGCGACCGCGTCGGCCCGCCAGGAGCTGGATGCGCTCGATCGCGAGATCTCGGCCCAGTCGGCGCTTCTCTCACAGCACGACCTGCGCACGACCGAGCTCAAGGGCAAGGCGGATGCGGCGGCCCAGCGGCTCGCGGCGGTGCGCGGCGAGGTGCTTCGCAGCGAGAACACGCTGCGCTCGGCCGCCGATCGGCTCAAGACCGCGGAGCAGGAGCTCGTGGAGGTCGAGAGCGAGGCCGAGGCCGGGGAGGTCGACTCCTCGGGGCTCGATGATCGGTACGCGCAGGCGCAGGATCTCGTCACGAGCGAGCAGGCCGCGATGGATGAGCTGCGCGACGAGATTCACGACCTTGAGCGCGAGCGCGATTCGCTTGACGCCCGGCGCAAGGCGCTCTCGCTCGCCTCGGAGGTTCGCGACGGCGCGCAGGCGCTGCTCGCGAGCGCGCCGGACGGGGTGATCGGCCGCGTCAGCGACAAGCTCCGAGTGGAGCGTGGTTTCGAGACGGCGATCTCAGCGGCTCTCGGCGCGACGGCGGATGCGGTGCTCACCTCATCCGACGAGGTCGCGTTTGGGCTCATGGCCAGCGCGAAGGTGGATGGGCGGGTCGAGCTCGTCGCGGAGTTCGCAGGCGCAGAGGCCGATTCGGTGTTTGCGGATGCGGTGGCTCGCGCGGGTGCGGCGGCTGGCATTTCGGTGAAACTCGCAGCGGATCTCGTTCGTGGCGTGCCCGCGATCGTAACGGCGCTCTCGCGCACGGCGATCGTGGACGAGCTGCCGGATCGCGATGCGGCGCGAACCTTGCTCCGGGAACTTCCGCACGGCGCCGTGGTCGCGAGTCGCGACGGCGCGGTCCTCACGGCGAGCACGCTGACCGCGACGAGCGGTGCCGACAGGGACGCGGGCGGTGCGAGCCGAATCGAGCTTCTCGCCGAGCGTGACCTCGCGGCGAGCGAGGTCGCGCGAGTCACGGAGCAGCTCGACGCGCGGTCGATCGCACGAGGCGAGTGCCGCGCATCCTTAAAGGCGGCGAAGGCCGCGGCCGAGGCCGCGCTCGCGGACCTGCGCGGCTTCGACGCCGAGCTTGCCGCGAGGCGGGAGGCGCTCAACCGCGCGCGCTCGCGGGTCGAGTCAGCCAAGGCGGAACTGGGCCGCGCCGAGAAGTCGCGGGAGCTCGCATCCCAAACCATCGGCGAGACCGAGGAACGCGCGGCGAAGGCGAAGTCCGAGCTCGAGATCCACGAGTCGCAGCCGCGGCCGTTTTTCGACGGCTCGAAGCGAGGCGACTTCGCGGCCGCGGTTGAATCGCGGCGGGAGGCCGAGGTCGAGGCGCGGCTTGCGGTCGAGACCCTCCGCGAGCGGCTGCGGTCCGAACAGCTGCGCATCGGTGAACTCGAGCGTAAGCGCGAGGCCGAGCGCGAGGCGGCCGACAAGGCTGCCCGCGAGACGGTGCTGCGGCGTGCGGAACACGAGCGGGTGCTGGGCGTGATTGCGCGCATCCCGCAGCTGCTCGAGTCGATCGATCGCAGCCTGACCGAGGCCCGCGCCGAGCTCGCGAAGGCCGAGCAGCAGCGCGCGGCCCAGGATAAGGAACTGCTCGACCTGCGCGAGCAAGAGGCGCAGTTGCGGAAGCGGTTGAACGTGATCACCGAGGACGTCCATGCCCTCGAGCTGCAAATGTACGAGCGCAAGATGCAGCTCACGAATCTGCTCGAGCGGGCGGCGAGTGAGTTGTCGCTTGTTGAGGCCGTGCTGCTCGACGAGTTTGGTCCCGACGAAGACTTTGATCGTGCCGAGCAGCAGCGCCGGCTCAAAGAAGCGGAAAAGCAGATGTCGCAGCTCGGGCGCATCAACCCGCTCGCGCTCGAGGAGTTCTCGGCGCTCGAGCAGCGCCACGCGTACCTGAACGAGCAGCTCTCCGACCTCGAAACCACCCGCGCCGACCTCATGAAGATCGTGTCGGACATCGATGAGCGGATGCGCACCGTCTTCGCCGAGGCGTTCGAGGACACCCGCGAGGCCTTCCACGAGGTGTTTCCGGTGCTGTTCCCGGGCGGCAGTGGGGATATTTCCCTCACCGACCCCATGAATATGCTCGCGACGGGCATTGAAGTGGCGGTAAAGCCCGCGGGGAAGAAGATTGACAAGCTTTCGCTGCTGTCGGGTGGAGAACGGTCGCTCGCGGCGGTCGCCCTGCTCGTCGCGATTTTCAAGGCGCGACCAAGCCCCTTCTACATCATGGATGAGGTCGAGGCCGCGCTCGACGATGCCAACCTCGGGCGCCTTCTCGAGGTGTTCGAGAGCCTGCGCGAATCAAGCCAGCTGATCGTGATCACGCACCAGAAGCGCACGATGGAAATCGCGGATGCGCTGTACGGGGTGTCGATGCATCGCGACGGTGTTTCGACCGTGGTTGGTCAGCGTGTTCGCGAGTAG
- a CDS encoding nucleotidyltransferase family protein, with protein MTGTICPMSTPTTTPREVLRAHRNEMIGVLKEFGVRKAGLFGSTARGTDRQGSDIDLIVEFAATSSRDLVGLSLALSELAGISVDVVDADQVIERFKKTGIGSSILQDTVPF; from the coding sequence ATGACCGGTACGATCTGCCCCATGAGCACACCAACGACGACGCCACGCGAAGTGCTTCGCGCGCATCGGAACGAAATGATTGGTGTGCTCAAGGAATTCGGTGTCCGGAAGGCTGGACTGTTCGGTTCCACTGCTCGAGGTACTGACCGCCAAGGCTCTGATATTGACCTCATTGTTGAGTTTGCTGCGACATCGTCTCGAGACTTGGTCGGCCTTTCTTTGGCGCTTAGCGAATTAGCCGGAATTTCGGTCGATGTCGTAGACGCGGATCAGGTCATCGAACGATTCAAGAAGACCGGAATCGGCAGCTCCATACTCCAGGACACGGTACCGTTTTGA